Proteins from a single region of Streptomyces sp. HUAS 15-9:
- a CDS encoding DUF4190 domain-containing protein: MSIPPPPGPHQPEGQYPPYPQGPHEQGPYAQDPYAQSPYGGLPYQPWSQGYSPFSRPAPVNGLAIAALVLGILCFLPGVGLALGTVALVQIRKRGERGRGLAIAGSVLSGIGLALWVLAVATGAASDFWEGFKEGARGGASLSLAKGECFNAPGGLLSGKTDDVDKVSCEHAHDGEVFGSFRLTGRSYPGDGPVTKAADERCYGLQDSYAMDGWAVPSDVDVYYLTPTRDSWSLGDREVTCAFGNTTEGKKLTGSLRNDETVLDADQIAYLKAAHVLNAAMESAPDAEYVEDDLPGHRAWAGRVRNALATQAGMLRGHSWPAGADNPVATLVVEIDKARAEWAKAAAAEDADTFYTHYDKGFKLLDRNKTVTARKALGLATTPPSYEDDSGGSDSGGGAGGMEV, from the coding sequence GTGTCCATACCCCCGCCTCCCGGCCCCCATCAGCCCGAAGGGCAGTACCCGCCGTATCCGCAGGGCCCTCACGAGCAGGGGCCGTACGCCCAGGACCCGTACGCCCAGAGCCCTTACGGCGGGCTGCCGTACCAGCCCTGGTCCCAGGGCTACAGCCCCTTCAGCCGGCCGGCGCCCGTCAACGGGCTCGCCATCGCCGCCCTCGTGCTCGGCATCCTCTGCTTCCTGCCGGGCGTGGGACTGGCCCTCGGGACCGTCGCCCTGGTCCAGATCAGGAAGCGCGGCGAGCGCGGCAGGGGACTGGCGATCGCAGGCTCCGTGCTGTCCGGGATCGGGCTGGCGCTGTGGGTGCTGGCGGTCGCCACCGGCGCGGCCTCCGACTTCTGGGAGGGCTTCAAGGAGGGCGCGCGTGGCGGCGCGAGCCTGTCCCTGGCCAAGGGCGAGTGCTTCAACGCGCCCGGTGGCCTGCTGTCCGGCAAGACGGACGACGTCGACAAGGTGTCCTGCGAGCATGCGCACGACGGCGAGGTGTTCGGCTCCTTCAGGCTGACGGGCCGCTCCTACCCGGGCGACGGCCCGGTCACCAAAGCCGCCGACGAACGCTGCTACGGGCTCCAGGACAGCTACGCGATGGACGGCTGGGCCGTGCCCTCCGACGTCGACGTCTACTACCTCACGCCCACCCGGGACAGCTGGAGCCTGGGCGACCGCGAGGTCACCTGCGCGTTCGGCAACACCACCGAGGGCAAGAAGCTGACCGGCTCGCTGCGCAACGACGAGACCGTCCTGGACGCGGACCAGATCGCCTATCTGAAGGCGGCTCACGTGCTCAACGCCGCCATGGAGAGCGCACCCGACGCGGAGTACGTCGAGGACGACCTGCCCGGCCACAGGGCGTGGGCGGGCCGGGTCCGCAACGCGCTCGCAACGCAGGCCGGGATGCTGCGCGGCCACTCGTGGCCGGCGGGTGCGGACAACCCGGTCGCCACCTTGGTCGTGGAGATCGACAAGGCCCGCGCCGAGTGGGCGAAGGCCGCCGCGGCCGAAGACGCCGACACCTTCTACACGCACTACGACAAGGGCTTCAAGCTGCTCGACCGGAACAAGACGGTCACCGCCCGCAAGGCTCTGGGCCTGGCCACGACCCCGCCGTCCTACGAAGACGACAGCGGCGGCTCCGACAGCGGGGGAGGCGCCGGCGGTATGGAGGTGTGA